From Flavobacterium sp. 102, a single genomic window includes:
- a CDS encoding AraC family transcriptional regulator: MKIHIKYMVSLRCKLAVKEELDKLKLKHTAIDLGEVTLKKDIHAEDREALRKALLKKGLELIDDKKSLLIERTKNVIVELVHYAEEHPKVNFSEYLSQELDYNYTHLANLFSEVTGTTIVNYIILNKIERVKELLLYDELSLTEISFLMDYSSVSHLSNQFKKVTGLTPTYFKKMKQYKKRIQLEEL; encoded by the coding sequence TTGAAAATACACATTAAATACATGGTTTCGCTTCGTTGCAAATTGGCCGTGAAAGAAGAATTAGATAAATTAAAATTAAAGCACACCGCGATTGATTTAGGCGAAGTAACTCTCAAAAAAGACATTCATGCAGAGGATAGAGAAGCGCTTCGCAAAGCATTGTTAAAAAAAGGTTTGGAATTAATCGATGACAAAAAATCATTGCTCATCGAAAGAACCAAAAATGTTATTGTAGAATTAGTCCATTACGCTGAAGAACATCCGAAAGTCAATTTTTCAGAATATTTGAGCCAAGAACTAGACTACAATTATACGCATCTTGCCAATCTTTTTTCAGAAGTTACCGGAACTACTATTGTTAATTACATCATTTTAAATAAGATAGAGCGTGTCAAAGAATTGCTTTTATATGATGAATTATCGCTTACTGAAATAAGTTTCTTAATGGACTATAGTAGTGTTTCCCATTTGTCAAACCAGTTTAAAAAAGTAACGGGACTTACACCAACGTATTTTAAAAAAATGAAACAATACAAAAAACGCATTCAGCTCGAAGAATTATAA
- the secA gene encoding preprotein translocase subunit SecA, with translation MSFINSIIKAFVGDKSQKDVKATQPYINKIKALEPVLAALSHDELRAKTAEFKSKIKQARAKQDAEIEAKKTLAENTVDIDQREDIYIAIDALEKEAYEISEKVLSEILPDAFAVIKETARRFKENTTITVSATPKDRELSAAKSYITLDGDQAVWANSWNAAGKQITWDMVHYDVQLIGGIVLHEGKIAEMQTGEGKTLVATLPLYLNALTGNGVHLVTVNDYLAKRDSTWKAPLFEFHGLTVDCIDNHSPNSDARRKAYEADITYGTNNEFGFDYLRDNMAHSPEDLVQRKHNYAIVDEVDSVLIDDARTPLIISGPVPDGDRHEFNELKPKIENLYSLQRQLANGFLTEAKRLIKEGNTKEGGFQLLRAYRSLPKNKALIKFLSEEGMKALLQKTENEYMQDNNRRMPEVDEAMYFVIEEKNNQVELTDNGIKFLSKDTSDDFFVLPDIGTEIANIEKQNLEKDQEAEAKEKLFQDFGVKSERIHTLTQLLKAYTLFEKDTEYVIMDNKILIVDEQTGRIMDGRRYSDGLHQAIEAKENVTIEAATQTFATITLQNYFRMYSKLAGMTGTAVTEAGELWQIYKLDVVEIPTNRGMARQDKEDLIYRSVREKFNAVIEDVTQLSQSGRPVLIGTTSVEISELLSRMLKIRNVPHNVLNAKLHKQEAQIVEEAGKPGVVTIATNMAGRGTDIKLTPEVKAAGGLAIIGTERHDSRRVDRQLRGRAGRQGDPGSSQFYVSLEDNLMRLFGSDRVAKIMDRMGLKEGEVIQHSMMTKSIERAQKKVEENNFGTRKRLLEYDDVMNAQREVVYKRRRHALHGERLKLDIANMMYDTCELIVGENKGRNDFKNFEFELIRYFSITSPISANEFDKLSEVEITGKVYKAALAYYTEKTERSAREAFPIIADVYQKEGNKFERIIVPFSDGIKTLNVVTDLKKAFDSNGVQLVADFEKNITLAIVDEAWKKHLRKMDELKQSVQLAVHEQKDPLLIYKLEAFKLFSAMLDGVNKEVISFLFKGDLPQQNQNIQEARQVREKQNYTESKDEIESSESANREASQAAQQRPQVTETIVRETPKINRNDTVTIKHVMSGKTETTKYKKAEGMLATGEWVLVND, from the coding sequence ATGAGTTTCATTAATAGCATTATTAAGGCTTTTGTAGGCGACAAATCGCAAAAAGACGTCAAAGCAACGCAACCTTACATCAATAAAATCAAAGCTTTAGAACCTGTTTTAGCCGCTTTGTCTCACGATGAGTTGAGAGCCAAAACAGCCGAGTTTAAAAGTAAAATAAAACAAGCGCGTGCCAAGCAAGACGCCGAGATTGAAGCCAAAAAAACACTAGCAGAAAACACCGTAGACATTGACCAAAGAGAAGATATCTACATTGCTATTGACGCTTTGGAAAAAGAAGCTTACGAAATCTCAGAAAAAGTATTGAGCGAAATCCTTCCCGATGCTTTTGCCGTGATCAAAGAAACTGCAAGACGTTTCAAAGAAAACACTACTATTACCGTTTCGGCTACACCAAAAGACAGAGAGCTTTCTGCTGCAAAATCTTATATCACTTTAGACGGCGACCAAGCCGTTTGGGCTAACTCTTGGAATGCGGCCGGAAAACAAATTACTTGGGATATGGTGCACTATGACGTTCAGTTGATTGGTGGTATCGTATTGCACGAAGGGAAAATCGCCGAGATGCAAACGGGTGAAGGAAAAACATTAGTAGCCACATTACCACTTTACTTAAACGCTTTGACCGGAAACGGTGTTCACTTGGTAACCGTGAATGACTATTTGGCGAAACGTGACAGTACTTGGAAAGCTCCATTATTTGAATTCCACGGATTGACTGTAGATTGTATTGACAATCACTCGCCAAACTCAGATGCCAGAAGAAAAGCCTATGAAGCCGATATTACTTATGGAACCAATAACGAATTTGGTTTCGATTATTTGCGTGATAACATGGCCCATTCGCCGGAAGATTTGGTACAAAGAAAACACAACTACGCGATTGTCGACGAGGTCGATTCGGTATTGATTGATGATGCTCGTACACCATTGATTATCTCCGGTCCGGTTCCTGATGGTGACCGTCATGAATTCAACGAATTGAAACCAAAAATCGAAAATCTTTATAGCTTACAACGTCAATTGGCTAACGGATTTTTGACTGAAGCCAAACGTTTAATCAAAGAAGGCAACACTAAAGAAGGTGGTTTCCAATTGTTGAGAGCGTATCGTTCGTTACCAAAAAACAAAGCCTTAATCAAGTTTTTGAGTGAAGAAGGTATGAAAGCCCTTTTGCAAAAAACTGAAAACGAATACATGCAAGACAACAACCGCAGAATGCCGGAAGTAGACGAAGCGATGTATTTTGTAATCGAAGAGAAAAACAATCAGGTTGAATTGACCGATAACGGAATTAAATTCTTATCCAAAGATACTTCTGATGATTTCTTCGTTTTACCGGATATTGGAACTGAAATTGCCAACATCGAAAAACAAAACTTGGAAAAAGACCAAGAAGCAGAAGCGAAAGAAAAATTATTCCAAGATTTTGGCGTAAAATCAGAAAGAATTCACACGCTGACACAATTATTGAAAGCGTATACTTTGTTCGAAAAAGACACCGAATACGTGATCATGGACAATAAAATCCTTATTGTTGATGAGCAAACCGGTCGTATCATGGATGGTCGTCGTTATTCTGACGGATTGCACCAAGCCATTGAAGCCAAAGAAAATGTAACGATTGAAGCCGCTACGCAAACCTTTGCAACGATTACTTTACAGAATTATTTCCGTATGTACAGCAAATTAGCCGGTATGACGGGAACAGCCGTTACCGAAGCCGGTGAGTTATGGCAGATTTACAAATTAGACGTAGTCGAAATTCCAACCAACAGAGGAATGGCACGTCAGGATAAAGAAGATTTGATTTACCGTTCGGTTCGTGAAAAATTCAATGCCGTTATCGAAGATGTAACCCAGTTATCTCAATCGGGAAGACCGGTTTTGATTGGTACCACATCGGTAGAAATTTCGGAATTATTGAGCCGAATGTTGAAAATAAGAAACGTTCCTCACAACGTATTGAACGCGAAATTACACAAACAAGAAGCACAAATTGTGGAAGAAGCCGGAAAACCGGGCGTTGTAACTATTGCAACGAACATGGCCGGACGTGGAACGGATATCAAGTTGACACCGGAAGTAAAAGCGGCCGGAGGTTTGGCCATCATTGGTACGGAACGCCACGATTCACGTCGTGTTGACCGTCAGTTGCGTGGTCGTGCCGGTCGTCAAGGAGATCCGGGAAGTTCACAGTTTTATGTGTCTTTGGAAGATAATTTGATGCGTTTATTCGGTTCCGACAGAGTAGCGAAAATCATGGACAGAATGGGATTGAAAGAAGGTGAAGTCATCCAACATTCCATGATGACCAAATCGATTGAACGCGCTCAGAAAAAAGTAGAAGAAAATAACTTTGGTACTCGTAAGCGTTTGTTAGAATATGATGATGTGATGAATGCACAACGTGAAGTGGTTTACAAACGTCGTCGTCATGCTTTGCACGGAGAGCGTTTGAAACTGGATATCGCCAATATGATGTATGATACTTGCGAATTAATCGTAGGCGAAAACAAAGGCAGAAATGATTTCAAAAACTTCGAATTTGAATTGATTCGTTACTTCTCGATTACATCGCCAATTTCTGCTAACGAATTTGATAAATTATCTGAAGTGGAAATTACGGGTAAAGTATATAAAGCCGCTTTAGCCTATTACACCGAGAAAACCGAAAGAAGTGCTCGTGAAGCTTTCCCAATCATTGCTGATGTTTACCAAAAAGAAGGCAACAAATTTGAGCGTATTATTGTACCATTTTCAGACGGAATTAAAACACTGAATGTGGTAACCGATTTGAAAAAAGCTTTTGATTCTAACGGAGTTCAATTGGTCGCCGATTTCGAAAAAAATATCACTCTAGCCATTGTGGATGAAGCTTGGAAAAAGCATTTACGCAAAATGGACGAATTGAAACAATCCGTACAATTAGCGGTTCACGAACAAAAAGATCCGTTACTGATTTACAAATTGGAAGCATTCAAATTGTTTAGTGCCATGCTTGATGGTGTAAATAAAGAAGTGATTTCGTTCTTGTTCAAAGGCGATTTACCTCAGCAAAATCAAAACATTCAGGAAGCGCGACAAGTACGTGAAAAACAAAATTATACTGAAAGCAAAGACGAAATCGAAAGCAGCGAAAGCGCGAATCGTGAAGCCAGTCAAGCTGCACAACAACGACCACAAGTAACGGAAACCATCGTGAGAGAAACTCCGAAAATCAACCGTAACGATACTGTGACCATTAAACACGTGATGAGTGGCAAAACAGAAACTACCAAGTACAAAAAAGCCGAAGGCATGTTGGCCACCGGCGAATGGGTTTTGGTGAATGACTAA
- a CDS encoding DUF2795 domain-containing protein: MYWTLELASYLSDAPWPATKDELIDYAIRTGAPLEVVENLQSIEDEGEIYESMEEIWPDYPTDEDYLWNEDEY; the protein is encoded by the coding sequence ATGTATTGGACATTAGAATTGGCATCCTATTTAAGCGATGCGCCTTGGCCAGCTACCAAAGATGAACTTATCGACTATGCTATACGAACAGGAGCTCCACTAGAAGTAGTAGAGAATTTACAATCTATAGAAGACGAAGGTGAAATTTACGAATCTATGGAAGAGATTTGGCCGGATTATCCAACAGACGAAGATTACCTTTGGAACGAGGATGAATATTAA
- a CDS encoding cob(I)yrinic acid a,c-diamide adenosyltransferase: MKVYTKTGDTGTTALFGGTRVPKHHIRIESYGTVDELNSHIGLIRDQDINQLYKNVLIEVQDRLFTVGAILATPPEKEVLKNGQPRLNINRISEEDIALLENEIDSMDTALPQMTHFVLPGGHTTVSYCHIARCVCRRAERLAVHLHELEPTDEQVIKYLNRLSDYLFVLARKLSFDLQADEVKWIPRK, translated from the coding sequence ATGAAAGTCTATACCAAAACCGGCGACACCGGAACCACTGCTCTTTTTGGCGGAACCCGAGTCCCAAAACACCATATCCGTATCGAAAGTTACGGCACCGTTGACGAACTCAACTCACATATTGGCTTAATTCGCGACCAAGACATCAATCAATTGTATAAAAATGTTCTGATTGAAGTTCAAGACCGACTTTTCACCGTCGGCGCCATTTTAGCCACACCTCCTGAAAAAGAAGTTTTGAAAAACGGACAACCTCGACTAAACATCAACCGCATTTCCGAAGAAGACATTGCGCTTTTAGAAAATGAAATCGACAGTATGGATACCGCTTTACCACAAATGACACACTTTGTCTTGCCTGGTGGTCATACTACCGTGTCATATTGTCACATTGCCCGCTGTGTCTGCCGTAGAGCCGAACGCTTGGCTGTGCATTTACATGAATTAGAACCTACAGACGAACAAGTTATCAAGTACTTGAACCGACTTTCTGACTACCTTTTTGTCTTGGCACGGAAGTTGTCCTTTGACCTTCAAGCGGATGAAGTAAAATGGATTCCGAGGAAATAG
- a CDS encoding ABC transporter ATP-binding protein has translation MANPLINIKNLKRDFQLGSETIYVLKGIDLQINKGEYVALMGPSGSGKSTLMNLLGCLDTPTSGTYILNGKDVSQMHDDDLAEIRNKEIGFVFQTFNLLPRTTALDNVALPMIYAGFSKSERNIRATEVLTQVNLSDRMDHQPNQLSGGQRQRVAIARALVNKPSIILADEPTGNLDSKTSVEIMNLFNDIHKNGNTVILVTHEEDIAKYAHRIIRLRDGIIESDTLNVDHL, from the coding sequence ATGGCAAATCCTTTAATCAACATAAAGAACCTCAAACGTGATTTCCAATTAGGAAGCGAAACCATCTACGTTTTAAAAGGCATCGATTTACAAATCAACAAAGGCGAATATGTAGCGCTAATGGGACCATCAGGCTCCGGAAAATCTACATTGATGAACCTTTTAGGCTGTTTAGACACCCCAACTTCAGGAACTTATATCTTAAACGGAAAAGATGTTAGCCAAATGCACGACGATGATTTGGCAGAAATCCGTAACAAAGAAATCGGATTCGTATTCCAAACCTTCAATCTTTTACCAAGAACTACGGCATTAGACAATGTAGCCTTACCTATGATTTACGCCGGTTTTTCTAAATCTGAAAGAAACATACGAGCTACCGAAGTGCTGACACAAGTAAATCTATCGGACAGAATGGACCACCAACCCAACCAACTTTCAGGTGGACAACGCCAGCGTGTTGCCATTGCCAGAGCTTTGGTCAACAAACCTTCCATCATTTTGGCCGATGAACCAACAGGAAATCTCGACAGTAAAACCTCAGTCGAAATTATGAATCTATTCAACGACATCCACAAAAACGGCAACACCGTTATTCTGGTAACCCACGAAGAAGACATTGCTAAATATGCTCATAGAATCATCCGTTTGCGAGATGGCATTATTGAAAGTGACACACTAAATGTTGATCATTTGTAA
- a CDS encoding T9SS type A sorting domain-containing protein, with the protein MKYSVLLLLLICFKINAQCWKTVSTSSLTTLAIKNDGTLWGWGYNFNGQLGDGTTTNRTSPVQIGNSSDWKMVSAGQVFTLAIKDNGTLWAWGYNLEGQLGDGTFVNKIVPTQIGTATDWKQISTAYWTAMAIKNNGTLWGWGQNYMYGQLGDGTIINRNVPTQIGIATDWLKVSVGSTHTMAVKNNHTLWVWGNNAYGQFGNGNNTNSLVPIQNGTAADWEDVSVGDYHSIALKTNGTVYSTGSNYDGRLGDGTTNSRNTLVQIGNDTTWQSISAGSFNTICIKNNGTLWGCGDNYNGLLGDGTTDDKLILTQIGTETNWKFSSSCQWHTVALKTDDSLSIWGDNLVAIPDSFSLSPMGINCTNLSEEEYNIATFSIYPNPTQSVLNIQFSTATEIQKISIVDITGKKVLEQTGNFTQINVQNLAQGLYIVSVLTNGKIINHKFVKN; encoded by the coding sequence ATGAAATATTCTGTTTTATTGTTGCTTTTGATTTGTTTTAAGATAAATGCTCAGTGTTGGAAAACTGTTTCTACAAGTTCCCTTACCACTTTAGCAATAAAAAATGATGGAACCTTATGGGGATGGGGTTACAATTTTAATGGACAATTGGGGGATGGCACTACAACCAATAGAACCAGTCCAGTCCAAATTGGAAATTCTTCTGATTGGAAAATGGTTTCAGCCGGACAAGTATTTACTTTAGCCATTAAAGATAATGGAACCTTATGGGCTTGGGGTTATAATCTTGAAGGTCAATTAGGCGATGGTACTTTTGTTAATAAAATTGTTCCAACTCAAATTGGAACAGCAACAGATTGGAAACAAATATCTACAGCCTACTGGACAGCTATGGCGATAAAAAATAACGGGACATTATGGGGTTGGGGTCAAAATTACATGTATGGGCAATTGGGAGATGGAACAATAATTAATAGAAATGTTCCCACGCAAATAGGAATTGCTACAGATTGGTTAAAAGTTTCTGTTGGTTCTACACATACAATGGCTGTAAAAAACAATCATACTTTATGGGTATGGGGAAATAATGCTTACGGACAGTTTGGTAATGGAAATAATACAAATTCACTTGTGCCAATTCAAAATGGAACGGCTGCAGATTGGGAAGATGTATCTGTCGGTGATTACCATTCAATAGCATTGAAAACTAATGGAACTGTCTATAGTACAGGATCAAATTATGACGGAAGACTTGGCGACGGAACCACAAACTCCAGAAACACCTTGGTCCAGATAGGAAATGATACTACTTGGCAAAGTATAAGCGCCGGTTCATTCAATACTATCTGCATAAAAAATAATGGGACTTTATGGGGTTGTGGTGATAATTACAATGGCTTACTAGGAGATGGCACTACTGATGATAAGCTAATTTTAACACAAATAGGAACTGAGACTAATTGGAAATTCAGCTCTTCCTGTCAATGGCATACAGTAGCCTTAAAAACAGATGATTCTCTTTCAATATGGGGAGATAATCTAGTTGCGATTCCGGATTCATTTTCTCTTTCTCCCATGGGAATTAACTGTACAAATTTGTCCGAAGAAGAGTATAATATTGCCACTTTTTCAATTTATCCAAACCCAACACAATCCGTTTTGAATATTCAGTTTTCAACAGCTACGGAAATCCAAAAGATTTCAATAGTGGATATAACCGGAAAAAAAGTTTTGGAACAAACCGGAAACTTCACACAGATAAATGTTCAGAATTTAGCACAAGGATTATATATCGTATCAGTCTTAACCAATGGTAAGATAATCAACCATAAGTTTGTCAAAAATTAG
- a CDS encoding class I SAM-dependent methyltransferase, translating to MLQLIKSYLKFLWNSKNEHGVHSPFVFDLVTKCFYDKKKYAEYSILKKYRKSLLENTNTIEVTDFGAGSRVFKSNTRAINQIAKTAGISPKRAELLFRITKYFQPDTSDNEPEKQSILEIGTSLGLATSALSLGNPNAKITTLEGCKNTLNQYQLQSRSFGTMFNNVECVNIEFSSHLKNYQSSIINYQLIYFDGNHSKQATLTYFELLLPTITNETVWIFDDIHWSAAMEEAWETIKNHPKVTVTIDTFQWGIVFFRIEQEKEHFVIRV from the coding sequence ATGTTACAGCTAATTAAGTCATATTTAAAATTCCTCTGGAACTCCAAAAACGAACACGGAGTGCATTCACCGTTTGTATTTGATTTAGTAACCAAATGTTTTTATGACAAGAAGAAATACGCTGAATATTCTATTCTAAAAAAATATCGAAAATCACTTTTAGAAAATACGAATACAATAGAAGTTACAGATTTTGGTGCCGGCTCGCGAGTTTTTAAAAGCAATACTCGAGCGATAAATCAAATTGCCAAAACCGCTGGAATTTCTCCAAAAAGAGCCGAATTATTGTTTAGAATTACAAAGTATTTCCAACCGGACACGAGCGATAACGAACCGGAGAAGCAAAGTATCTTAGAAATTGGCACTTCATTAGGATTAGCGACTTCAGCATTATCATTAGGGAACCCGAATGCCAAAATTACCACTTTGGAAGGTTGTAAAAACACCCTTAACCAATATCAATTGCAATCCCGAAGTTTCGGAACAATGTTCAATAATGTTGAATGTGTAAATATTGAATTTTCAAGCCATCTAAAAAATTATCAATCGTCAATTATCAATTATCAATTGATTTACTTCGACGGCAACCATTCCAAACAAGCTACTTTAACCTATTTCGAACTTCTATTACCAACAATTACCAACGAAACGGTGTGGATTTTCGATGACATTCATTGGTCGGCAGCCATGGAAGAAGCTTGGGAAACAATAAAAAACCACCCAAAAGTTACGGTAACAATTGACACTTTTCAATGGGGAATTGTTTTCTTCCGAATCGAGCAGGAAAAGGAGCATTTTGTGATTAGAGTCTAA